The Tenebrio molitor chromosome 5, icTenMoli1.1, whole genome shotgun sequence genome has a segment encoding these proteins:
- the LOC138131849 gene encoding uncharacterized protein isoform X1 has protein sequence MDSHILKTHPDSTIECRQLSEEFLEETLSLMEKVYFAEEKIVGAFGLTQDSQTIFEERQVMKDIIEDGVSVIAIDKNNNNKVIGACLNKIHVNPGSGEETFYGKIAKSSKVSAIKSITEFDDYVIRKFFELCQVDCVLEFTMIGILPEYRNRGTAKTLYQIVIDLGRVLAKGVNAKKSVDGRELAVEPVPETIVGVCTSEKAWQVGEDMGFKLVATLDYEQFKCEEKTLADVQVEESQIKLVTFELR, from the exons ATGGACTcacatattttgaaaacacatCCAGACA GTACAATTGAATGCAGACAGTTATCCGAGGAGTTTTTGGAAGAAACGTTATCACTAATGGAAAAGGTGTACTTTGCTGAAGAGAAAATCGTTGGAGCATTTGGCCTCACCCAAGATTCCCAAACCATATTCGAAGAGCGGCAAGTGATGAAAGATATTATCGAGGACGGCGTCTCGGTCATCGCAATcgacaaaaacaacaacaacaaagttATCGGTGCTTGTCTCAACAAGATACAC GTAAACCCCGGATCTGGAGAGGAAACATTCTACGGAAAAATCGCAAAGAGCAGTAAAGTCTCGGCGATTAAATCCATCACCGAATTTGACGATTACGTAATTCGCAAGTTTTTCGAATTGTGCCAAGTCGACTGTGTGTTGGAGTTCACTATGATTGGCATTTTGCCTGAATACAGAAATAGAGGCACAGCTAAAACGTTGTATCAGATCGTTATTGACCTCGGGAGAGTGTTGGCGAAAGGAGTCAACGCGAAGAAATCTGTTGATGGTAGAGAGTTGGCTGTGGAACCTGTTCCTGAAACCATTGTCGGTGTGTGTACCAGTGAGAAGGCTTGGCAGGTGGGTGAAGATATGGGCTTCAAGCTTGTTGCCACACTAGACTATGAACAGTTTAAATGTGAAGAGAAAACTCTTGCAGATGTGCAAGTCGAAGAAAGTCAAATTAAACTAGTGACCTTTGAGCTACgataa
- the LOC138131849 gene encoding uncharacterized protein isoform X2, translating into MDSHILKTHSDSTIECRQLSEEFLEETLSLMEKVYFAEEKIVGAFGLTQDSQTIFEERQVMKDIIEDGVSVIAIDKNNNNKVIGACLNKIHVNPGSGEETFYGKIAKSSKVSAIKSITEFDDYVIRKFFELCQVDCVLEFTMIGILPEYRNRGTAKTLYQIVIDLGRVLAKGVNAKKSVDGRELAVEPVPETIVGVCTSEKAWQVGEDMGFKLVATLDYEQFKCEEKTLADVQVEESQIKLVTFELR; encoded by the exons GTACAATTGAATGCAGACAGTTATCCGAGGAGTTTTTGGAAGAAACGTTATCACTAATGGAAAAGGTGTACTTTGCTGAAGAGAAAATCGTTGGAGCATTTGGCCTCACCCAAGATTCCCAAACCATATTCGAAGAGCGGCAAGTGATGAAAGATATTATCGAGGACGGCGTCTCGGTCATCGCAATcgacaaaaacaacaacaacaaagttATCGGTGCTTGTCTCAACAAGATACAC GTAAACCCCGGATCTGGAGAGGAAACATTCTACGGAAAAATCGCAAAGAGCAGTAAAGTCTCGGCGATTAAATCCATCACCGAATTTGACGATTACGTAATTCGCAAGTTTTTCGAATTGTGCCAAGTCGACTGTGTGTTGGAGTTCACTATGATTGGCATTTTGCCTGAATACAGAAATAGAGGCACAGCTAAAACGTTGTATCAGATCGTTATTGACCTCGGGAGAGTGTTGGCGAAAGGAGTCAACGCGAAGAAATCTGTTGATGGTAGAGAGTTGGCTGTGGAACCTGTTCCTGAAACCATTGTCGGTGTGTGTACCAGTGAGAAGGCTTGGCAGGTGGGTGAAGATATGGGCTTCAAGCTTGTTGCCACACTAGACTATGAACAGTTTAAATGTGAAGAGAAAACTCTTGCAGATGTGCAAGTCGAAGAAAGTCAAATTAAACTAGTGACCTTTGAGCTACgataa
- the LOC138131846 gene encoding uncharacterized protein isoform X1 has translation MINYRHQDLLNDDVLWVVRILGGKIFQCGVVKFVIKLTLSLYSFLLLAQTYFFVFAPDADQLIQYGPLFFQMCYVNFFKYFFLHQITNTLQATLGMFVVLLRNRMIEDVMEVIDLWDVKSAGEEVESKIKRESKAINIFVVVNTTVMLVWASANVFSVDDDDQVFFTNWLMQKWFFGHTKCLIILIKLTFFVAAPCMTVHGYQIIYTLQHVKFQMYMFNKYVEELTKGFTTCECKLLFDEVYQNEVNFRLKFLIKRHCDFLRWSKNILMKMDHLILPFSMGGCLVGLSIALSFFQITDESHSVRLLRASLFSIFGMTTFWSLITAGQTLQDEVVLVESLPLKIIFLQSERIFSSFLVINWYTWNNKNTKILLIILRNCLAPIKIKFTDSLAINYQLGMGVSDTWRYRLKSNLWLTDLQDSLHGSFSFRHCKID, from the exons ATGATCAACTACCGCCACCAAGACCTCCTGAATG ACGACGTCTTGTGGGTGGTTCGAATCCTGGGAGGAAAAATTTTTCAGTGCGGAGTCGTCAAGTTTGTGATTAAGTTGACACTTTCCTTGTACTCCTTTCTACTCCTGGCCCAAACCTACTTCTTCGTTTTCGCACCAGACGCCGACCAATTAATCCAATACGGACCACTCTTCTTTCAAATGTGCTatgtaaatttctttaagtatttttttctgcaCCAAATCACTAACACCTTGCAGGCGACGCTCGGAATGTTTGTGGTTCTGCTCAGGAATCGAATGATTGAAGATGTGATGGAAGTGATTGATTTGTGGGATGTTAAATCTGCCGGGGAAGAGGTGGAAAGTAAGATAAAGAGAGAATCGAAggcgataaatatttttgtcgtGGTAAACACCACAGTCATGCTGGTTTGGGCCAGTGCTAATGTTTTTTCAGTCGACGACGACGACCAAGTGTTTTTTACTAATTGGCTGATGCAAAAGTGGTTTTTTGGACATACCAAATGTCTCATCATACTCATcaagttgacattttttgtggCAGCTCCATGCATGACAGTTCATGGGTACCAGATTATCTACACCTTGCAGCACGTGAAGTTCCAAATGTACATGTTTAACAAATACGTGGAAGAACTTACAAAAGGGTTCACAACGTGCGAATGCAAACTCCTCTTTGATGAAGTTTACCAAAATGAAGTTAACTTTAGactaaaatttttgataaaaagaCACTGCGATTTTTTACG TTGGAGTAAGAACATCTTGATGAAGATGGACCACTTAATACTACCGTTCAGTATGGGTGGTTGCCTTGTCGGTCTCAGTATTGCACTTTCTTTCTTTCAA atTACAGATGAATCTCACAGCGTGAGACTATTGCGCGCCTCACTCTTCTCCATTTTCGGCATGACCACCTTCTGGAGTCTAATCACTGCAGGGCAAACTTTACAAGACGAGGTCGTATTAGTCGAATCTCTTCCactcaaaatcatttttttgcaGTCGGAAAGAATTTTCTCGAGCTTCTTGGTAATAAACTGGTACACCTGgaacaacaaaaacacaaaaattctCTTGATCATTTTGCGTAATTGCCTTGCACCgatcaaaatcaaatttacagaTAGCTTGGCCATCAATTATCAACTAGGGATGGGCGTAAGTGACACCTGGCGATATCGATTAAAATCCAATTTGTGGCTTACAGATCTGCAAGACAGTCTACACGGTAGTTTCAGTTTTCGGCACTGTAAAATAGATTGA
- the LOC138131846 gene encoding uncharacterized protein isoform X2 gives MVSLLRQSLPTLSCLVPDDVLWVVRILGGKIFQCGVVKFVIKLTLSLYSFLLLAQTYFFVFAPDADQLIQYGPLFFQMCYATLGMFVVLLRNRMIEDVMEVIDLWDVKSAGEEVESKIKRESKAINIFVVVNTTVMLVWASANVFSVDDDDQVFFTNWLMQKWFFGHTKCLIILIKLTFFVAAPCMTVHGYQIIYTLQHVKFQMYMFNKYVEELTKGFTTCECKLLFDEVYQNEVNFRLKFLIKRHCDFLRWSKNILMKMDHLILPFSMGGCLVGLSIALSFFQITDESHSVRLLRASLFSIFGMTTFWSLITAGQTLQDEVVLVESLPLKIIFLQSERIFSSFLVINWYTWNNKNTKILLIILRNCLAPIKIKFTDSLAINYQLGMGVSDTWRYRLKSNLWLTDLQDSLHGSFSFRHCKID, from the exons ATGGTAAGTCTCTTGAGACAATCACTCCCCACCTTGAGTTGCCTCGTTCCAGACGACGTCTTGTGGGTGGTTCGAATCCTGGGAGGAAAAATTTTTCAGTGCGGAGTCGTCAAGTTTGTGATTAAGTTGACACTTTCCTTGTACTCCTTTCTACTCCTGGCCCAAACCTACTTCTTCGTTTTCGCACCAGACGCCGACCAATTAATCCAATACGGACCACTCTTCTTTCAAATGTGCTat GCGACGCTCGGAATGTTTGTGGTTCTGCTCAGGAATCGAATGATTGAAGATGTGATGGAAGTGATTGATTTGTGGGATGTTAAATCTGCCGGGGAAGAGGTGGAAAGTAAGATAAAGAGAGAATCGAAggcgataaatatttttgtcgtGGTAAACACCACAGTCATGCTGGTTTGGGCCAGTGCTAATGTTTTTTCAGTCGACGACGACGACCAAGTGTTTTTTACTAATTGGCTGATGCAAAAGTGGTTTTTTGGACATACCAAATGTCTCATCATACTCATcaagttgacattttttgtggCAGCTCCATGCATGACAGTTCATGGGTACCAGATTATCTACACCTTGCAGCACGTGAAGTTCCAAATGTACATGTTTAACAAATACGTGGAAGAACTTACAAAAGGGTTCACAACGTGCGAATGCAAACTCCTCTTTGATGAAGTTTACCAAAATGAAGTTAACTTTAGactaaaatttttgataaaaagaCACTGCGATTTTTTACG TTGGAGTAAGAACATCTTGATGAAGATGGACCACTTAATACTACCGTTCAGTATGGGTGGTTGCCTTGTCGGTCTCAGTATTGCACTTTCTTTCTTTCAA atTACAGATGAATCTCACAGCGTGAGACTATTGCGCGCCTCACTCTTCTCCATTTTCGGCATGACCACCTTCTGGAGTCTAATCACTGCAGGGCAAACTTTACAAGACGAGGTCGTATTAGTCGAATCTCTTCCactcaaaatcatttttttgcaGTCGGAAAGAATTTTCTCGAGCTTCTTGGTAATAAACTGGTACACCTGgaacaacaaaaacacaaaaattctCTTGATCATTTTGCGTAATTGCCTTGCACCgatcaaaatcaaatttacagaTAGCTTGGCCATCAATTATCAACTAGGGATGGGCGTAAGTGACACCTGGCGATATCGATTAAAATCCAATTTGTGGCTTACAGATCTGCAAGACAGTCTACACGGTAGTTTCAGTTTTCGGCACTGTAAAATAGATTGA
- the LOC138131854 gene encoding uncharacterized protein produces MDAKVWVINDSLQCQQMTAAYLEEAVSMMDAAFFRHETVSRCLGLPNDTAALAELKQLTTAAAKDGVSVIAIDKTTNKVIGAAFNKLQVKDDTAFANFVNSWKQKRAKAIVKFMAEVDSLYNFFDKCGVDCLLEFMFVGILPEYRKKGVAKKLCEATIEIGKDLARGVNVKRSVDGRKLGLEPVPKIITAIFTCEATKVIGKKLGFKVVVEEKFEEYEFEGRNFASVVGDEISTFTLEYRDLK; encoded by the exons ATGGACGCCAAAGTGTGGGTGATCAACG ACTCGCTGCAGTGCCAGCAAATGACCGCCGCCTACCTCGAGGAGGCCGTCTCGATGATGGACGCCGCCTTTTTCCGCCACGAGACCGTCAGCAGATGCCTCGGCCTACCCAACGACACTGCCGCCCTCGCCGAACTCAAACAACTCACAACCGCCGCCGCCAAAGACGGAGTTTCCGTCATCGCGATCGACAAAACCACCAACAAAGTGATCGGCGCCGCCTTCAACAAATTGCAA GTAAAGGACGACACCGCGTtcgccaatttcgtcaactccTGGAAGCAAAAACGAGCAAAAGCAATTGTCAAGTTTATGGCGGAGGTTGACAGCTTGTACAACTTCTTCGACAAGTGCGGAGTGGACTGTCTGTTGGAGTTCATGTTCGTGGGGATTTTACCCGAGTACAGGAAGAAGGGTGTGGCGAAGAAGTTGTGCGAGGCTACCATAGAGATCGGAAAGGATTTGGCTAGAGGGGTTAACGTGAAGAGGTCGGTCGATGGGCGAAAATTGGGGCTGGAACCGGTGCCCAAAATTATAACGGCGATCTTCACTTGCGAAGCCACTAAAGTCATCGGGAAGAAGTTGGGGTTCAAGGTCGTGGTGGAGGAGAAGTTCGAAGAGTACGAGTTTGAGGGGAGGAATTTTGCCAGTGTTGTCGGCGATGAAATTTCCACGTTCACGTTGGAGTACagagatttaaaatga
- the LOC138131848 gene encoding uncharacterized protein produces MMENQILAISDDGSIQYQQLTSKYLEGACEVTKKTVFTSGTMCRFLGVPEDEDALAELTRISRTAAKDGVSVIAIDKTTDKVVAVAINKFLQKSQPFFENFRKTFKNPKSLKIIDFITSSDDLCDLFEHCKVDCLMEILFLGTLPEYRKKGIAKKLCELSVDVAQKLYDGVNVKKCVDGKDLTLEPVPKVVYAIFVSFISQRIGKELGFEIAAERSNRRLELMGQVFENPNSETATTTIEYKMLGKN; encoded by the exons atGATGGAGAATCAGATACTTGCAATCAGTGATGACG GTTCAATTCAGTACCAGCAGCTGACTTCGAAATACCTAGAAGGAGCTTGCGAGGTTACGAAGAAAACGGTTTTCACCAGTGGAACTATGTGTCGCTTTCTCGGTGTCCCCGAAGACGAAGATGCTTTAGCCGAACTGACCCGAATCTCGCGGACGGCAGCCAAAGACGGCGTCAGCGTCATCGCCATCGACAAAACCACAGACAAAGTCGTCGCCGTGGCCATCAACAAGTTTCTC CAAAAATCGCAGCCGTTTTTTGAGAACTTTCGAAAAACATTCAAGAATCCAAAATCTCTCAAAATAATCGATTTCATAACAAGCTCCGACGACCTCTGCGACCTGTTCGAACACTGCAAAGTAGACTGCTTGATGGAAATCTTGTTTCTGGGGACTCTGCCGGAATACAGGAAGAAGGGAATCGCGAAGAAACTGTGCGAACTTTCTGTAGACGTAGCCCAAAAACTGTACGACGGCGTGAACGTGAAGAAGTGTGTCGATGGAAAAGATCTGACTCTGGAGCCGGTGCCAAAAGTGGTTTATGcgatttttgtttcttttatcTCTCAACGAATCGGGAAAGAGCTGGGATTTGAAATTGCAGCCGAACGGAGCAACAGAAGGTTGGAGCTGATGGGACAAGTTTTCGAAAACCCAAATTCCGAAACGGCAACCACGACAATAGAGTACAAAATGTTGGGCAAGAATTAA